The genomic DNA ATCGATAGCACCTCCCCCCTCTCCATCTCCCCCATCCTCTCCATTCTGGTCCTCATGATGCTAGCAGCGTATTTCTCCTCGAAGGGCCCACTTCCGACAAGGATGAGCTTACTGATCAGACGGGGTGATCTGGCGGCGACTATCAGGCTCAGCCAGGCTCCCCACGACCAGCCGATCAGAATTGCAGGTAAATCGGAACTGCTCTCGACGATCGAGCTGAGCTCCTCGACCTGACCTTCGAGCGAATCGACGATCTGGAATGGCTCCAGTACTCCCCTGGTCAACGAGAGCTCACGGGCGACAGGGGCCATCTCCCCGGGAGCACCAGGTCCACCGTGCACCACCACAATGTCGAAGGGCGGTTGACCGTGTCTCCTGGGATTCCCGTTCTCAATCATATATCGGCTTCCCCTTCGCTCACCGGGTCGATGTGTTCGCAGGGTACGCCGGTCTGGCAAAGACCGCAGCCGTAGATCTCGATGCCGTACCTTTCCCTGATCATGTCCGCCTGACCGTAGACGAACTCGGAGCACTTCACCTTGTCATGCCCCTTCTCGGAGATGGCGTTCACAGGGCAGCGCTTGGCGCAGACCTTGCAGCCCCCGTTGTTGAAGTATATGCAAGCGGCGTGGATGTCCCTTTGTCTCTCAGGGGATCGGAAGGGAAAATTCACGATGACGCTGCCTATCCTGTGTGCCTTCCCCCTGGCAGTGATCAGACCGTCGGAGAGGCCGAAGGTACCCAGTCCGCAGGCGAACGCCACATGACGCTGTGACCAGTTCGAGGCCTTTCCCACCCTCGCGTCGTCGACAGTTCTGAAAGCCTTGCTCTGCTCTGGTGCGACTGCTACATACCCCCTGCTTTCGAGTAACGAGACGAGGTGCCTTTGAAGGCACTTATTGAACATCTCCCCGAAGAGTCGAGTGTGGGACCAGCGCTCGGAGGGGCCATCTTTCATCGAGGCATTCTCTCTTCTTGTAGCCTCGGAGATTGGTAGTACGAATGATATTACTCCTACCCCATTCGCCCCAGGAGCGTTCCTGCCAATGTTCTTACAATAACTGGCCATCACCTCCTGAGGCGTCCTATGAAAATCTCCGATGATCTTCTTGAGCTCCATGAAGATGGGATCCCCGCCCGATGCGAAACCCACGAGCGGTTCATCGAAGAATGGTGAACAATCTACGCCTGTCATCCTGTTATCCTCGTCCTCCAGGACAAACCGTCTTATCTCAGACGCTACCCATTCCTCAAAACCATTCACCCAATGACCTCCATGACGCACTCTTTATCAAATGGAGGGATGCCCTCAATACTCTTTCTCTTCAAAGTAGGTCATGAACTGACATCATTGCGGAAAAAGGAAAATTGTGCCCCATGTGGGGCATCATATGTTTTTCCAAAGGTTTCTCAAATGATTTCCGGCTTCACCGCAACTACCTGAATAGTTCCAGTCTCCAACGAATGCTTCTTGCCTCGTTCATCGTACCACTTGAGTGTCGCACCAGAGTTGAGATCGTATGTTCCAGGGGAAGTGTATTCCTGCTTTCCAGCGGGATTGAGCTTGGTGTACACCGTCATCTGGAGCATGAAGGCCTCTCCCTCCACTATCTGGTCGAGTGACCATTCCATCCTGACCTGTTTCATTGTTCCTTTGGAATACGAGATATCGTACTCGGTAAGGAGGTTGGCCATCACCGAGTCGGCTATGTAGTCCAGCTCGGCTCCGAAGTGATCCTTCAGGATGGCGTCCACCATGTCATAGTCGAAGTTGTTCTTCACGATGAAGGTGAACTCCCAGCTGTTGTTTGTGTTCACGATGACCACATCTGGACCGTCGGCGGTTTTGGAGAGTGTGGCCCCCTCGTAGACCAGGATCATCAGGTCATCGGACACTCCGAGGGATATCGCGGGGAAGCATGGTAGCTTGACCTCGACCAAGACACTGTTGCTCACCGTCGTGTCCACGGCGTGAGCGCGGTTGATCCTAACCTCGTAGGTGATGTTCTGATCACCTGTTCCCAGGTCGAATACTAGCTGCTGATGGGGTGGCGGGGTCATCACCTCGTTCACGGTGGGCTCGATGGGAGAGCCGTTCCGGGTCGCAGAGTGCATCACGAAGCTGAACTCGTTGGGAAGGTCATCGGTAAGGTTCAGTGTTTCAAGGTTGTCGATGGCCCATGTTGTGGAGATCTCGATGGAGACCATCACGGGCTGCGCCAGCTCCGCTTCGTC from Methanomassiliicoccales archaeon includes the following:
- a CDS encoding alpha/beta hydrolase, whose amino-acid sequence is MIENGNPRRHGQPPFDIVVVHGGPGAPGEMAPVARELSLTRGVLEPFQIVDSLEGQVEELSSIVESSSDLPAILIGWSWGAWLSLIVAARSPRLISKLILVGSGPFEEKYAASIMRTRMERMGEMERGEVLSIIEDLRDPLEIDKDEKMSRLGFLISVADSFHPVADDEQVEISYDVYQSVWGEAHELRRSGRLLEIAAEVQCPVVAIQGDFDPHPAEGVREPLSRVLRDFRFILLEDCGHKPWMEKMVRDTFFEVLRKEIEG
- a CDS encoding epoxyqueuosine reductase, whose amino-acid sequence is MTGVDCSPFFDEPLVGFASGGDPIFMELKKIIGDFHRTPQEVMASYCKNIGRNAPGANGVGVISFVLPISEATRRENASMKDGPSERWSHTRLFGEMFNKCLQRHLVSLLESRGYVAVAPEQSKAFRTVDDARVGKASNWSQRHVAFACGLGTFGLSDGLITARGKAHRIGSVIVNFPFRSPERQRDIHAACIYFNNGGCKVCAKRCPVNAISEKGHDKVKCSEFVYGQADMIRERYGIEIYGCGLCQTGVPCEHIDPVSEGEADI